One genomic segment of Buchnera aphidicola (Anoecia oenotherae) includes these proteins:
- the lpdA gene encoding dihydrolipoyl dehydrogenase, whose product MNSEYNVDVVVIGSGPAGYSSAFRCADLGLNTVLVERYSNVGGVCVNVGCIPSKAFLHIAKVIREAADLSHQGVFFNSPVIKIEKLRLWKEKKIKSISSNISLMAKRRNIEVILGLGKFITSSSMRIVSEKKISTVYFKYAIIAVGSKSVKLPYLKYDNPKIWNSTKSLNMEYIPKRLLIIGGGIIGLEMATVYSAIGSQVDIVDSSQVTLPFLDNDIVYTYLKLSKKMFDYKSNTSILNVEDKDSFFIVKMKNRDGKIYVNKYDNILAAVGRFPSTSELNLDLIGVKLDNFGFIKVDDQQRTNIPHIFAIGDVAGKPMLAHKGIYEGHIAAEVISGKNVYFDPKVIPSVAYTDPEIAWVGITEKEAISKNISYEVSIFPWVASGRAIVSNSSSGLTKLIFNKVTKKIIGGVIIGNNAGELLSEITLAIEMGCDAEDIALTIHAHPTLSESICLASQIFQGTVTDIPNLKSKLETN is encoded by the coding sequence ATGAATTCTGAATATAATGTTGATGTAGTGGTAATTGGATCCGGTCCAGCTGGGTATTCATCTGCTTTTCGTTGTGCAGATTTAGGTTTAAATACTGTATTAGTAGAACGCTATTCTAATGTAGGAGGTGTTTGTGTAAATGTTGGGTGCATTCCTTCTAAAGCTTTTTTACATATTGCTAAAGTCATTAGAGAAGCTGCTGATTTATCACATCAAGGAGTTTTTTTTAATAGTCCAGTGATTAAAATAGAAAAACTTCGATTATGGAAAGAAAAAAAAATAAAAAGCATTAGTTCTAATATTTCTTTAATGGCTAAAAGAAGAAATATAGAAGTTATTTTAGGATTAGGAAAATTTATAACTTCTAGTAGTATGAGAATAGTTTCAGAAAAAAAAATATCGACAGTTTATTTTAAATATGCGATTATTGCTGTTGGTTCAAAATCTGTAAAATTACCTTATCTAAAATATGACAATCCAAAAATATGGAATTCAACAAAATCATTAAATATGGAATACATACCAAAACGTTTGTTAATTATTGGAGGAGGAATAATTGGATTAGAGATGGCAACAGTATATAGTGCTATAGGTTCTCAAGTAGATATAGTAGATAGTAGTCAGGTCACTTTGCCGTTTTTAGATAACGATATAGTTTATACTTATTTGAAATTATCAAAAAAAATGTTTGATTATAAATCAAATACTTCTATTTTAAATGTAGAAGATAAAGATAGTTTTTTTATTGTTAAAATGAAAAATAGAGATGGAAAAATATATGTAAATAAATATGATAATATTTTAGCTGCAGTAGGGCGTTTTCCTTCAACTTCTGAACTTAATCTTGATTTAATAGGGGTTAAATTAGATAATTTTGGTTTTATTAAAGTAGATGATCAACAAAGAACAAATATTCCGCATATTTTTGCGATAGGAGACGTAGCAGGAAAGCCAATGTTAGCTCATAAAGGAATTTATGAAGGTCATATAGCAGCGGAAGTTATTTCTGGCAAGAATGTATATTTTGATCCAAAAGTTATTCCAAGTGTCGCTTATACAGATCCTGAAATAGCATGGGTTGGCATTACTGAAAAAGAAGCAATTAGTAAAAATATAAGTTATGAGGTGTCTATTTTTCCTTGGGTTGCTTCAGGTAGAGCAATTGTTTCTAATTCTTCTAGTGGTTTAACTAAATTAATATTTAATAAAGTTACAAAAAAAATTATAGGAGGTGTTATTATAGGTAATAATGCTGGTGAATTATTATCAGAGATCACATTAGCTATTGAAATGGGATGTGATGCTGAAGATATAGCTTTAACTATACATGCTCATCCTACTTTAAGCGAATCCATATGTTTAGCTTCTCAAATTTTCCAGGGTACTGTAACTGACATTCCTAATTTAAAAAGTAAATTAGAAACTAATTAA
- a CDS encoding 5'-methylthioadenosine/adenosylhomocysteine nucleosidase: protein MQLYKKKTINNHNFYDGYICNTHIILVKSGIGKVFSSIITTLLIKNYLVNGIINIGSCGRFNEKLNIGDVIISNSVQYHDVNLESFGYKNNQIAGCPQIFHAYYPFIQLAQNCSKILKIIYFIGNMISGDSFITNTKKIKIQNVEKKPLSIDMESASIAQVCFFFQTPFISIRSISDLSNKNSVLNYYKNRKKSIKNYSKLVLSMLKNIRKIT from the coding sequence ATGCAACTGTATAAGAAAAAAACTATAAATAATCATAATTTTTACGATGGATATATATGCAATACACATATTATTCTAGTTAAATCAGGAATTGGAAAAGTTTTTTCTAGTATAATAACTACTTTGCTTATAAAAAATTATTTGGTCAATGGAATCATTAATATTGGATCATGTGGAAGATTTAACGAAAAATTAAATATAGGCGATGTTATTATTTCTAATTCTGTTCAATACCATGATGTTAATTTAGAATCATTTGGATATAAAAATAACCAAATAGCAGGATGTCCACAAATATTTCATGCATATTATCCATTTATTCAACTAGCTCAAAATTGTTCAAAAATATTAAAAATAATCTATTTTATTGGAAACATGATCAGCGGAGATTCTTTCATTACAAATACTAAAAAAATTAAAATTCAAAATGTAGAAAAGAAACCCTTATCAATAGATATGGAATCAGCTTCTATAGCTCAAGTATGTTTTTTTTTTCAAACACCTTTCATATCTATCCGTAGCATTTCTGATCTTTCAAATAAAAACTCTGTACTTAATTATTATAAAAATAGAAAAAAATCTATAAAAAACTACTCTAAATTAGTTTTAAGTATGCTTAAAAATATAAGAAAAATCACATAA
- the erpA gene encoding iron-sulfur cluster insertion protein ErpA — protein sequence MKNKNNYYINITQSAIKKTKKILLNKNLNLRIYITGGGCNGFKYNFKIDEKVHKHDTVIKNSGISFVIDPISIQYIHGGTIDYLEDFSGSMFSIKNPNAKQTCSCGESFSA from the coding sequence ATGAAAAATAAAAATAATTACTATATAAATATTACTCAATCTGCTATAAAAAAAACAAAGAAAATTTTGTTAAATAAAAATTTAAATTTAAGAATTTACATTACTGGAGGAGGATGCAATGGGTTTAAATACAATTTCAAAATCGATGAAAAAGTTCATAAACATGATACTGTTATTAAAAATTCAGGAATTTCTTTTGTTATAGATCCTATTAGTATACAATATATCCACGGTGGAACTATCGATTACTTAGAAGATTTTTCAGGATCCATGTTTTCTATTAAAAATCCGAACGCAAAACAAACCTGTAGTTGCGGAGAATCTTTTAGCGCATAA
- the ftsZ gene encoding cell division protein FtsZ gives MFEQTQLINDAVIKVIGVGGGGGNAVEHMVREKIEGVDFFAINTDAQALKKIEICQTIQIGNNTTKGLGAGSNPEIGKNSAEEDKEALKSALEGSDMVFIAAGMGGGTGTGAAPVVAEIAKDLNILTVAVVTKPFSFEGKKRMIFADQGIVDLSKHVDSLITIPNDKLLKVLSRGISLLDAFSAANNVLKGAVQGIAELITKPGLMNVDFADVRTVMSEMGHAMMGSGIAEGENRAEEAAEIAISSPLLEDIDLSGAKGVLVNITAGFDLRLDEFETVGNTIRSFSSDNATIVIGTSLDPDMNESLRVTVVATGIGNERYDDFPSIQNISSKELSSDYRYQNITRKNFSKEIKNNEKNKFNNQKQDNKKTQNYLDIPSFLRKK, from the coding sequence ATGTTTGAACAAACTCAACTAATTAACGATGCCGTTATAAAAGTCATTGGTGTAGGAGGAGGTGGAGGTAATGCTGTTGAACATATGGTTCGTGAAAAAATAGAAGGAGTAGATTTTTTTGCTATAAACACAGATGCTCAAGCACTAAAAAAAATTGAAATATGTCAAACAATTCAAATTGGAAATAATACTACTAAAGGATTAGGCGCTGGATCTAATCCTGAAATAGGAAAAAATTCTGCAGAAGAAGATAAAGAAGCTCTAAAATCAGCATTAGAAGGATCTGATATGGTTTTTATAGCAGCAGGAATGGGAGGAGGAACAGGAACAGGAGCAGCTCCAGTAGTTGCTGAAATTGCAAAAGATTTAAATATTTTAACAGTAGCTGTAGTAACAAAACCTTTTTCATTCGAAGGAAAAAAAAGAATGATTTTTGCAGATCAAGGAATAGTAGATTTATCTAAACATGTAGATTCTCTTATAACAATACCTAATGATAAGCTATTAAAAGTTCTTAGTAGAGGAATTTCTTTGCTAGATGCTTTTAGTGCAGCTAATAATGTACTTAAAGGAGCAGTACAAGGAATAGCTGAACTAATCACAAAACCTGGTTTAATGAACGTTGATTTCGCTGATGTTAGAACAGTTATGTCCGAAATGGGACATGCAATGATGGGAAGTGGAATAGCAGAAGGTGAAAATAGAGCTGAAGAAGCAGCAGAAATAGCAATTTCTAGTCCATTATTAGAAGATATTGATTTATCAGGAGCAAAAGGAGTATTAGTAAATATAACCGCCGGGTTTGACTTACGATTAGATGAATTCGAAACTGTAGGTAATACTATTAGATCATTTTCTTCTGATAACGCAACTATAGTTATTGGAACTTCTCTCGACCCTGATATGAATGAATCTCTAAGAGTAACAGTGGTAGCTACTGGTATTGGAAATGAAAGATACGACGACTTCCCTTCCATTCAAAACATATCGTCTAAAGAATTATCTTCTGATTACAGGTACCAAAATATTACTAGAAAAAATTTTTCTAAAGAAATCAAAAATAATGAAAAAAACAAATTCAATAATCAAAAACAAGATAATAAAAAAACTCAAAACTATCTAGATATTCCTTCTTTTCTTAGAAAAAAATAA
- the ftsA gene encoding cell division protein FtsA: MIDTQKKQLIVGLDVGTMKISVVIGEISEKGINIIGIGESKSKGIEKGFINNLKSVTNCLKKALFQAEFISKCKIKSAYVTLSNKYIGSKNEIGIIPISKNKVNETDINHIIHTASSIKINDDYQIIHIIPQEYAIDQQIGIKNPIGLCGKRMEANVHIITCHNNILENIQHATKKNGITIDKFIFSGIASGNAVLTAEEKNLGVCMLDIGAGTIDITIYIYGYLYYSKVIPYAGNMVTNDISYAFSISIPEAEHIKIKYGHADLSKIPKNKNLKILDTQGNVFPHITIEKLTEVIEARYIELLSLVQLEIEIVEKKLKNKNHSAELKSGIVITGNGSQIKSLTTCSYNVFNKKIRIGSPLNTNNEKSIISTPKYSTAVGLLHYGKKKFKQNKNTGQNNTLLNRYFKKIYNWLYKEF, from the coding sequence ATGATCGATACACAAAAAAAACAACTAATAGTTGGATTAGATGTTGGTACTATGAAAATATCAGTTGTTATTGGAGAAATATCTGAAAAAGGTATAAATATTATTGGAATAGGAGAATCTAAATCTAAAGGAATCGAAAAAGGATTTATAAACAATTTAAAATCAGTAACTAATTGTTTGAAAAAAGCATTATTCCAAGCAGAATTTATTTCTAAATGCAAGATAAAATCCGCATATGTAACTCTATCTAATAAATATATAGGTTCTAAAAATGAAATAGGAATCATCCCAATTTCTAAAAATAAAGTAAATGAAACTGACATTAATCATATCATTCATACAGCTAGTTCTATTAAGATTAATGACGATTATCAAATAATACATATTATTCCGCAAGAATATGCTATAGATCAACAAATTGGAATAAAAAATCCAATAGGTTTATGTGGAAAAAGGATGGAAGCAAATGTACATATCATTACATGTCATAATAATATACTAGAAAACATTCAACATGCTACAAAAAAAAATGGAATTACAATAGATAAATTTATATTTTCCGGAATAGCTTCTGGAAATGCTGTACTTACAGCTGAAGAAAAAAATCTAGGAGTATGCATGCTTGATATAGGAGCGGGAACTATAGATATCACTATATATATATACGGATATTTATATTATAGTAAGGTTATTCCATATGCTGGAAATATGGTAACTAACGATATATCTTATGCTTTTTCTATTTCTATTCCTGAAGCAGAACATATTAAAATAAAATATGGACATGCGGATTTATCTAAAATACCGAAAAATAAAAACCTAAAAATATTAGATACTCAAGGTAATGTATTTCCCCATATCACAATAGAAAAATTAACAGAAGTAATCGAAGCAAGATATATAGAACTACTTAGTTTAGTACAACTAGAAATAGAAATAGTAGAAAAAAAATTAAAAAATAAAAATCATTCTGCTGAACTAAAATCAGGAATAGTTATAACTGGAAACGGATCTCAAATAAAATCTTTAACAACATGTTCTTATAATGTGTTTAATAAAAAAATAAGAATTGGATCTCCACTGAATACCAATAATGAAAAATCCATTATTTCTACACCAAAGTATTCTACTGCTGTAGGACTTTTACACTATGGAAAAAAAAAATTTAAACAGAATAAAAATACTGGTCAAAATAATACACTGTTAAATAGATACTTCAAAAAAATATATAATTGGTTATACAAAGAATTCTAA
- the rsmH gene encoding 16S rRNA (cytosine(1402)-N(4))-methyltransferase RsmH: MYNYHFKTLHTTVFLNEAIESLKIKKKGIYIDSTFGYGGHSSLILKNLSSEGKLFAIDTDPDSISYSKKITDSRFKIENNVFSNIFNFSKKNNILKKTNGILFDLGVSTPQITSSKRGFSFMKDGPLDMRMNPKKGISASQWLLTSKQEKIEKVLREYGEERYAKKISYAIKKQNSIQPIVTTKQLADLITKIIPKKIRKFKHPATRSFQAIRIKINKEIEEIKIALQQSLKILAPKGRIVVISFHSLEDRIVKKFFNKYSKKNFIPKGIPITEKEIFLSNSIKLKLISKKMPNKHQIILNPRSRSAVIRTAELI; this comes from the coding sequence ATGTACAACTATCATTTTAAAACACTACACACGACAGTATTCCTAAATGAAGCTATTGAATCACTTAAAATAAAAAAAAAAGGAATTTACATCGATAGCACATTTGGATATGGAGGTCATTCTTCTTTAATACTCAAAAATTTAAGTTCTGAGGGGAAGCTTTTTGCTATAGATACAGATCCTGATTCTATTTCCTACTCTAAAAAAATTACAGATTCAAGATTTAAAATAGAAAACAATGTATTTTCAAATATTTTTAACTTTTCAAAAAAAAATAATATTTTAAAAAAAACAAATGGAATACTATTTGATTTAGGCGTATCTACTCCTCAAATTACTTCTTCTAAACGAGGATTTTCATTTATGAAAGATGGTCCTCTCGATATGCGAATGAATCCAAAAAAAGGAATTTCGGCATCACAATGGTTATTAACATCTAAACAAGAAAAAATAGAAAAAGTACTACGGGAATATGGAGAAGAACGTTACGCAAAAAAAATATCTTATGCAATAAAAAAACAAAATTCCATACAACCTATTGTAACTACGAAACAACTAGCTGATTTGATTACTAAAATAATACCTAAAAAAATAAGAAAATTTAAACATCCAGCTACTAGAAGTTTTCAAGCTATTCGAATAAAAATAAATAAAGAAATAGAAGAAATAAAAATCGCATTACAACAATCATTAAAAATTTTAGCTCCAAAAGGTCGCATTGTTGTAATCAGTTTCCATTCTTTAGAAGACAGAATTGTAAAAAAATTTTTTAACAAATATAGTAAAAAAAATTTCATTCCAAAAGGTATTCCTATTACAGAAAAAGAAATTTTTTTATCTAATTCAATAAAATTAAAATTAATTTCAAAAAAAATGCCTAATAAACACCAAATTATTTTAAATCCAAGATCTAGAAGTGCTGTTATTAGAACAGCTGAATTGATTTAA
- the ilvN gene encoding acetolactate synthase small subunit, whose product MKRTLSLILENEPGSLSRVVGLFSQRGYNIDSINVSTTNDITLSNVFIQTRGDENTIKQIQKQLKKLINIISVIEISENAHISRQISLIKVKIIDSRNEEIKKNCKIFKAEIIYVSHSYYIIQITGTPEKIKSFISKIEIISKILEICTSGIIGINNK is encoded by the coding sequence ATGAAACGAACTTTATCTTTAATCTTAGAAAACGAACCAGGTTCTCTCTCTCGTGTAGTAGGACTATTTTCTCAAAGAGGCTACAATATAGATAGTATTAACGTATCAACAACAAACGATATTACTCTATCTAATGTTTTTATTCAAACTAGAGGAGATGAAAATACTATAAAACAAATTCAAAAACAATTAAAAAAACTAATTAATATAATAAGCGTAATAGAAATATCAGAAAATGCTCATATATCACGTCAAATATCATTAATAAAAGTAAAAATTATTGATTCTAGAAACGAAGAAATTAAAAAAAACTGTAAAATTTTTAAAGCAGAAATAATTTATGTTTCTCATTCATACTATATTATACAAATAACTGGAACACCTGAAAAAATAAAATCTTTTATTTCAAAAATAGAAATTATCAGTAAAATTCTAGAAATATGCACATCTGGAATTATTGGAATAAATAATAAATAG
- the ilvB gene encoding biosynthetic-type acetolactate synthase large subunit, protein MKLLSGAEIVIQSLIDQKVEYIFGYPGGAVLDIYDALKTSKTKINHILVRHEQGATHMADGYSRSTGKTGVVLVTSGPGATNAITGIATAFMDSIPMVIISGQVALHLIGYDAFQECDMIGISRPIVKHSFLVQSVENIAVTIKKAFWIASTGRPGPVVIDLPKNILNPKNKIPYYWPKTIKFKSYNPKININKKQIKIALELLIQAKKPVIYIGGGIITSNSHQEIRNIAEKLNIPVTTSLMGLGGFPGTHEQHIGMLGMHGTYEANMTMHYADVIFAVGVRFDDRTTNDVVKYCPNAKIIHIDIDATSISKIIKAQLPILGNAKDVLKEINSLLKNQKIKKDKKSLTIWWKKIKEWRDKKSLQYEKNEKKIKPQLAIQTIWKLTKGKAFVTSDVGQHQMFTALYYLFEKPRRWINSGGLGTMGFGLPAALGVKLAFPKETVICITGDGSIQMNIQELSTAMQYNIPILIMNLNNRCLGMVKQWQDMLYSGRHSHSYMESLPDFIKLSESYGHVGIRINSPLELSKKLMLALKNLSKNKLVFVDIIIDSSEHVYPMQIKGGAMNEMILRKNLSEK, encoded by the coding sequence ATGAAATTATTATCTGGTGCTGAAATAGTTATTCAATCTCTAATAGATCAAAAAGTAGAATATATTTTTGGTTATCCTGGAGGAGCTGTTTTAGACATTTATGATGCTTTAAAAACTAGTAAAACAAAAATAAATCATATTTTAGTAAGACACGAACAGGGAGCCACCCATATGGCAGATGGTTACTCTAGATCTACTGGAAAAACAGGAGTAGTTTTAGTGACATCAGGTCCTGGAGCAACCAACGCTATTACTGGAATAGCTACTGCTTTTATGGATTCAATACCTATGGTTATTATTTCCGGACAAGTAGCTTTACACCTCATAGGATACGATGCCTTTCAAGAATGCGATATGATTGGAATATCCCGGCCTATAGTAAAACATAGTTTTCTAGTTCAATCTGTCGAAAATATAGCGGTAACAATAAAAAAAGCATTCTGGATTGCTTCTACAGGAAGACCCGGCCCCGTTGTAATAGACCTACCTAAAAACATACTAAATCCAAAAAATAAAATACCATATTATTGGCCAAAAACTATAAAATTTAAATCATACAATCCTAAAATTAATATAAATAAAAAACAAATAAAAATTGCTTTAGAATTATTAATACAAGCTAAAAAACCTGTTATTTACATAGGAGGAGGCATTATAACTTCTAATAGTCATCAAGAAATCAGAAATATAGCTGAAAAACTTAACATTCCTGTAACTACTTCACTTATGGGCTTAGGAGGATTTCCAGGAACCCATGAACAACACATTGGAATGCTAGGTATGCACGGAACATATGAAGCTAATATGACAATGCATTATGCAGACGTAATTTTTGCCGTTGGAGTTCGATTTGATGATAGAACTACAAATGATGTTGTAAAATATTGTCCAAATGCAAAAATTATACATATTGATATTGATGCAACTTCTATTTCAAAAATTATAAAAGCTCAATTACCAATTTTAGGTAATGCAAAAGATGTTTTAAAAGAAATAAACTCTTTACTAAAAAATCAAAAAATCAAAAAAGATAAAAAATCACTCACTATATGGTGGAAAAAAATAAAAGAATGGAGAGACAAAAAAAGTTTACAATATGAAAAGAACGAAAAAAAAATAAAACCTCAATTAGCTATACAAACTATTTGGAAGTTAACAAAAGGAAAAGCTTTTGTTACCTCAGATGTAGGTCAACATCAAATGTTTACAGCTTTATATTACTTATTTGAAAAACCTCGACGTTGGATTAATTCCGGAGGTTTAGGTACTATGGGATTTGGACTTCCAGCAGCTTTAGGTGTAAAATTAGCTTTTCCAAAAGAAACTGTTATTTGCATTACAGGAGACGGTAGTATTCAAATGAATATTCAAGAATTATCTACTGCTATGCAATACAATATACCTATACTAATTATGAATTTAAACAATAGATGTTTAGGTATGGTAAAACAATGGCAAGACATGCTATACTCTGGACGACATTCTCACTCTTACATGGAATCTCTACCAGACTTTATAAAACTATCAGAATCTTACGGACATGTAGGAATTAGAATAAATTCTCCATTAGAACTATCTAAGAAATTAATGTTAGCTCTTAAAAATTTATCTAAAAACAAACTAGTCTTTGTAGACATCATAATTGATAGCTCCGAACATGTATATCCTATGCAAATAAAAGGGGGAGCTATGAACGAAATGATTTTAAGGAAAAATCTATCTGAAAAATGA
- a CDS encoding trypsin-like peptidase domain-containing protein — protein MKTIRFLYGFLLKALFFLYFFCFFCISLLANSYAKTSSMVLQNSFSSVIQKTIPSIVSIYVDGMITVENQKIEDQDNISENKKNKRTKQIAFFNNHFLTKKNENIYEVKKKFKALASGVIIDSNNRYIVTNNHVVENADCIIIKTYDNYYCLADVVGTDAYTDLAVIKVRGTKQLKEIKISDCKELKVGDSTIAIGNPYGLPDTVTTGIVSNIGRSGLDLNKYENFIQTDAAINNGNSGGALIDLKGELIGVNSAIFSPVGANVGIGFSIPGYVVKIISQQLISNGSVHRGNLGVSGVDSDQNMAESIGTFKIDGAFITEVADNTSAKKEGLRAGDVIVSLNNRAITNFSELVSEMLIAECGSKVRLGVIRHNKVFFINVKVEENKKKKNILPECVNHFFLGSKLCNFNYKMNGVDNKSVKISAIKQGSFSDIKGFRKNDVILSVNKRSIINLKDLKKKLSQEYILVLFQVLRNNKTVYVVCS, from the coding sequence ATGAAAACAATACGTTTTTTATATGGTTTTTTATTAAAAGCATTATTTTTTTTATACTTTTTTTGTTTTTTTTGTATTTCTTTATTAGCAAATTCTTATGCTAAAACATCTTCTATGGTACTTCAAAATAGTTTTTCTTCAGTAATACAAAAAACTATTCCTTCGATTGTTAGTATTTATGTTGATGGAATGATTACTGTAGAAAATCAAAAAATTGAAGATCAAGATAATATTTCTGAAAATAAAAAAAATAAACGTACAAAACAAATCGCATTTTTTAATAATCATTTTCTTACTAAAAAAAATGAAAATATTTATGAAGTTAAGAAAAAGTTTAAAGCACTTGCATCAGGTGTAATTATTGATTCTAACAATAGATATATTGTTACTAATAATCATGTAGTAGAAAATGCTGATTGTATTATTATTAAAACATATGACAATTATTATTGTTTAGCAGATGTTGTAGGAACAGATGCTTATACTGATTTAGCTGTAATTAAAGTTAGAGGAACAAAACAATTAAAAGAAATAAAAATTTCTGACTGTAAAGAGTTAAAAGTTGGAGATAGTACTATAGCTATAGGTAATCCATATGGTTTACCTGATACTGTAACAACAGGAATAGTATCAAATATTGGAAGGAGTGGTTTAGATTTAAATAAGTATGAAAACTTTATTCAAACTGATGCAGCTATTAATAATGGAAATTCTGGAGGAGCATTAATTGATTTAAAGGGAGAATTAATAGGAGTAAATTCTGCTATTTTTAGTCCAGTAGGTGCTAATGTAGGGATAGGTTTTTCTATACCAGGATATGTAGTAAAAATTATTAGTCAACAATTAATTTCAAATGGTTCTGTTCATCGTGGGAATTTAGGTGTTTCTGGAGTTGATTCAGATCAAAATATGGCTGAATCTATAGGAACATTTAAAATTGATGGAGCTTTTATAACTGAAGTGGCAGATAATACTTCTGCGAAAAAAGAAGGATTGCGTGCTGGAGATGTAATTGTTTCTTTGAATAATAGAGCTATTACTAATTTTTCTGAATTAGTTTCAGAAATGTTAATTGCAGAATGTGGATCTAAAGTAAGATTAGGGGTGATAAGACATAATAAAGTATTTTTTATAAATGTAAAAGTAGAAGAAAACAAAAAGAAAAAAAACATTTTACCTGAATGTGTAAATCATTTTTTTTTAGGATCTAAGTTATGCAATTTTAATTATAAAATGAATGGAGTAGATAATAAAAGTGTAAAAATAAGTGCTATTAAGCAAGGTTCTTTTTCAGATATAAAAGGATTTAGAAAAAATGATGTAATTTTATCGGTAAATAAACGTTCGATTATAAATTTAAAAGATTTGAAAAAAAAATTGAGTCAAGAATATATATTGGTTCTTTTTCAAGTTTTAAGAAATAATAAAACAGTATATGTAGTCTGTAGTTAA
- the dapD gene encoding 2,3,4,5-tetrahydropyridine-2,6-dicarboxylate N-succinyltransferase — protein sequence MENLKKIIDEAYEKKDTLDIDNIDSSISESIDKTINLLNSGTLRAAEKKNNSWIVNEWVKKAILLAFLIKENSIFHALETCYYDKIPLKYSDYDESQFQKDNVRIVPLSTVRNGAFIGKNSVLMPSYVNIGAYIGENSMIDTWSTIGSCAQIGNNVHISGGVGIGGVLEPLQASPTIIEDNCFIGARSEIVEGVVVEEGSVISMGVYIGKSTRIYDRENDKIYYGRVPSKSVVVPGNLPSKNKKYGLYSAIIVKKVDNKTLSKIEINKLLRNIYQD from the coding sequence ATGGAAAATTTAAAAAAAATAATTGATGAAGCTTATGAAAAAAAAGATACTTTAGACATTGATAATATCGACTCTTCTATTTCTGAATCTATCGATAAAACTATTAATTTACTAAACTCCGGAACATTACGAGCAGCAGAAAAAAAAAACAATTCATGGATAGTTAATGAATGGGTTAAAAAAGCGATTTTATTAGCATTTTTAATAAAAGAAAATTCTATATTTCATGCTCTTGAAACCTGTTACTACGATAAAATACCATTAAAATACAGTGATTACGACGAATCTCAATTTCAGAAAGATAATGTAAGAATTGTACCTTTATCTACTGTAAGAAACGGAGCATTTATAGGCAAAAATAGTGTTCTAATGCCAAGTTATGTGAACATAGGAGCATATATTGGAGAAAACTCTATGATAGATACCTGGTCAACTATAGGATCTTGCGCTCAAATAGGAAACAATGTTCATATTTCAGGAGGAGTAGGTATTGGCGGTGTTTTAGAACCTCTTCAAGCATCACCTACGATCATTGAAGATAACTGCTTTATTGGAGCTAGATCTGAAATAGTTGAAGGTGTTGTTGTCGAAGAAGGATCAGTAATATCTATGGGAGTTTATATCGGAAAAAGTACAAGAATTTATGATAGAGAAAACGACAAAATCTATTATGGACGGGTACCAAGCAAATCAGTAGTAGTACCTGGAAATTTACCTTCAAAAAATAAAAAATATGGATTATACTCTGCAATCATAGTAAAAAAGGTAGATAATAAAACACTAAGTAAAATAGAAATTAATAAATTACTCAGAAACATATATCAAGATTAA